Within Sorangiineae bacterium MSr11367, the genomic segment TGCGGCGACCCTGCTTGCGGTCCTCGTCGAGGCGCTTGTTGAACTCCTCGACGGCGCGGTTGATGTGCATCGAGCAGAACTTCGGCCCGCACATCGAGCAGAACTCGGCGCTCTTGAAGTACTCGTCCGGCAAGGTCTCGTCGTGGAGCTTCTGGGCGTGCTCCGGATCGATGGAGAGGCGGAACTGCTCCTTCCAGTCGAAGGCGTAGCGGGCGCGCGAGAGCGCGTCGTCGCGATCGCGTGCACCGGGGCGATGGCGCGCGACGTCGGCGGCGTGGGCGGCAATCTTGTAGGCGATGAGGCCCTGCTTCACGTCGTCCTCGTCCGGCAGGCCGAGGTGCTCTTTCGGGGTGACGTAGCAGAGCATCGCCGCGCCGGCCGTACCGGCCATGGTGGCGCCGATGCAGCTCGTGATGTGGTCGTAGCCCGGCGCAATGTCGGTGACGAGCGGTCCGAGCACGTAGAACGGAGCCTCGTGGCAGAGCTCCATCTCCTTTTTGACGTTCATCTCGATCTGATCGAAGGGCACGTGGCCCGGGCCTTCGATCATGACCTGCACGTCCTTCTCCCAGGCGCGCTGGGTGAGCTCCCCGAGCGTCTTCAACTCGGCGAATTGTGCGGCGTCGCTTGCATCGGCCAAGCATCCGGGGCGCAGCCCGTCGCCGGCGCTGATGGTGACGTCGTACTTGCGGCAGATCTCGAGGACCTTGTCCCAGTGCGTGTAGAAGGGATTCTGCTTGTGATGCTCGAGCATCCACTGCGCCATGATCGAGCCACCGCGCGAGACGATGCCGGTGATGCGGTTGCGCACCAACTCGAGGTACTGCGCCAGCACGCCCGCGTGGATGGTGAAGTAGTCGACCCCCTGCTGCGCCTGGACCTCGAGCATCGAGATCATGTCGTCGGCGGTGAGGCGCTTCACGTCTTTGGAGATCTGGAGCGCTTGATAGATGGGCACCGTGCCAATGGGCACGGGCGAGGCGCCGATGATGGCGCGCCGGATGCCATCGATGTCGCCACCCGTCGATAGGTCCATGACCGTGTCGGCGCCGTGCTTCAGGCAGACGGCGAGCTTGCTCAGCTCTTTGTCGACATGGCTCACCACGGCGCTGGAACCGATGTTCGCATTGACCTTGCAGCCCAACGCGATGCCGATGCCCATCGGCTCGAGGTTCGCATGATTGATGTTCGCCGGGATAATGAGCCGGCCGCGCGCCACTTCGCTCCGCACCAGCTCCGGTTCGACTTTCTCGCGCTGCGCGACGTACGTCATCTCTTCGGTGATGACGCCCTTACGAGCGTAATACATCTGCGTGGGGGTCGCGTCTCCGCGTCGCTTGGCAATCCACTCGGTTCGCATGGTTTCGAGTCTTAGCAGCTCCATGGGTGGTACCCAACAGGGACCTATCTTGTCTGGCGCACGGCAACACCGCATATTCGCGGACCCAAGGAGAGCCCCACCATGCCCCATGCGATCGTCATCCATGAAACCGGCGGCCCTGAAAAACTGCGCTGGGAAGAGGCCAATGTGCCTGCGCCCGGCCCCGGCCAAGTGCGGATTCGGCACACGGCCATCGGACTCAACTTCATCGATGTTTACCACCGCATTGGTCTCTACAAAGTGCCGCTTCCCACGGGCATCGGGCAGGAAGCCGCCGCCGTGGTGGAGGAGGTCGGATCCGGAGTGACGGGTCTCGCTAAGGGCGATCGCGTCGTCTATACCGGTCTCATGGGCGCCTACGCGCAGGAGCGCCTCGCACCAGCCGACCGCCTGGTGAAGCTGCCCGCGGACATCGACGATGCCACGGCGGCCGCGGTGTTCCTCAAGGGGCTCACGGTCGACATGCTGGTCCGGCGCGTCTTTCCGCTTCGTTCCGGCCACACGGTGTTGGTCCATGCGGCCGCCGGCGGCGTGGGCAGCATCCTCGTTCCCTGGGCCAAATCGATTGGCGCCACGGTGATTGCGACGGTGGGTTCGCGCGAAAAGTCCACGCTGCCCAAGGCCCAGGGCGCCGACCACGTCATCGTCACCAGCGAAGAAAATTTCGTTGCGCGCGTGAAGGAGATCACCGGGGGCCGCGGGGTGGACGTGGCCTACGACTCGGTGGGCAAGGACACGGTCCCGGGCTCGCTCGAGTCGCTGGTGTCGCGCGGATGGCTGGTCAGCTTTGGCCAATCGTCCGGCAGCCCCGCCCCCATCGAGCTCGGGTCGCTGGGCGGCGCACGTTCCCTGTTCGTGACGCGCCCCTCGCTGTTCGCGTACATCCCGACCCGCGAGGAGCTCGAGGACGGCGCCACGCACCTCTTCAGCGTGCTGCAGCGAGGTATCGTGAAACTCGCCCCCCCGCGCAAGTTCGCCTTGAAGGACGCCGCCGAAGCCCACCGCGCCTTGGAAGCGCGGCAGACCACGGGCTCCGTCGTGTTCACCCCCTAGTTCGAGGGCTTGTAGCGGTACATCAGAATGCGGCCGAGGTGCATCTCCTCGCGGAAGATGACGTGTTCTTTCGTGTTGGGGAGCTCCACGGCCGAGATGCCCATCAGCGTGTCGACGTACCCCGCAACCTGCGCGACCTCGGGGCCAGCGTAGAGGGAGCCCTTGTAGCTGTTGCTGGGGTTCTCCGTGTCATACGTGCGTACGCGTCCCGGCTCGAGTAGCCCGTTTCCACCATCGGCTACGTAAATGCGATGGCCGGCGACAGCCATCGACGCCGGTACGCAATCATCCCCCCCAGACTTGTTAACGCACGGCTCGGCCGCACCGACTTCGATGTTCCACGCCAGGGTGTTCGCGCCGATCTTGAAGTTATCGTATCGGGCAAGTCGCCATTGACGTTTAACGCTCCCGTTGATGCGATTGCTTCCGAGCACATACAGCGTATGGCCTGCGAATTTAATCTGTTGTACGGTCTCCATACCAATTTGGGTCAAATCGCCTAGCTGCGGTGCATCGGAACACGTTCCAGGACCACTATCTCCATCGCAGTTCTCGAAATAGACAGGGATCTTGCGGCCAACCGGATCGGCGATGAAGCTCTTGACCGGAAAATATTTAAGGGCAACGTTGTTGGAGATCGCCCAGATACCTCCATTCTCATCGATGTCCTGACCGAAGACTATTTCTGGATAGGGCCCGGTGTGGGTCTTGGTCTCGCCGGGCCCCATCGTGCAATCGGCATTCTTGTCTACCCATTGTTGAGGGGCTCCGGGCGTTTCTCCATTGGGCCAAGGATGCCCGCCTCCTGAAAATGCGACCACCGGACGGGCAATGGTGTCGTCGGCATCGAAGCGGTAAATGCCCAACCTGGTCGGTGCGAATCCCCAGTTTCGAACGTAGAGGTACTTCCCCTGCACGGCGCCGGTACTGTCTTTGAGGTACCGGACGGCCAAGGGGAGCGTTTGATACGAATCACCCGACCCCGGATGCGGATTCCGCCCGTCGTGCGGGCATCCCGTTCTGTCCACCGTGACCGAGGACTGGCTGGGTGACCATTCCTGCCCAGCCTCGTTCGAATAGTTGAGTACATATTTGCGATTGGCCGAATAGACCTTCGTCGAGTCCTGAGGATCTACTACGACAGTATCCATGTACGCATGCTTGATGGCTTTGCCCTCCAGCTGTTTCGTGGGTGAGAAGCGTCGTATATCCGTTCGTCCGAATACACTTTGCGTGTATCCGCTGCTCGCAACGTAGATGTTGCCCCCCTTGTCGACGCCCACGCCAGTCAGGTTGTCGAAGCGGTCGTCGGCGTACTGCCCCTTTGCTGCGCGGATTCCGCCGGGCTGTCCGAGCCGGTCGCTCTCCACGTATTGGTGCCCGGGTTCGATGTCGTAGATTCGGATTTGCTGCGCTGCCAGGTCATTGTCGGCAACATAAAGTTTGTTCCCACCAACGGCGATGGCAACGGGGGTTCCCAAATTCGAAATGGTTGCACCGGGAGTCAGAGCGCCTGCAGCGTCGATTTTCCACTCCTGGACGACCCGCTGGCCAGCCGAATCTTCAAGGACGAACAAGCTGTTCGTCGAGGCGCGAAAGGCCAACGCGCCAGGATTGGTCACCGCATTGGTCTTGACCTGGGTCATCCCTTCCCGCTCGAGGACTTGAATTTCGTTCGTCCCCGGGAGGCTCACAAAGACGAAATGAGGCGGCGTCGTGCCTGCGGGGTAGCCGGCGGCCAGTCCGCCTGGCGTGCCGGAAAGGTAGAGTCCGGCCGTAATGCTCGAGCGCACCGGAACACCACCGTCGAATGGTGACATGGCGATCCAGTCGTAAACCTTTACCCGATTGTTCGGATCGAACCGGACCAAAACGCGGCGCAGTTTCGGTCCGCCGTCGGGCAAGTCGCCTTCCTTGAACAGTGCGTCCGCGTAGAGGTACTTGTCATCGCTCGTGACGGCCCTTCCGTCGTTGCCTTGCGCGTAGGCTTCCAACGCCTCCGGCACCGGGCGAATGGCTCCCTTGTCGGTACCGACGCGCGTCTCGTAGTACTTATAGACGCCCAGCGTGCGGGCTGCCTCCACGCCATGCGCGCTGTTCGTATAGATCCTTCCGCTCAAAGAATTCTGCGGATC encodes:
- the thiC gene encoding phosphomethylpyrimidine synthase ThiC gives rise to the protein MRTEWIAKRRGDATPTQMYYARKGVITEEMTYVAQREKVEPELVRSEVARGRLIIPANINHANLEPMGIGIALGCKVNANIGSSAVVSHVDKELSKLAVCLKHGADTVMDLSTGGDIDGIRRAIIGASPVPIGTVPIYQALQISKDVKRLTADDMISMLEVQAQQGVDYFTIHAGVLAQYLELVRNRITGIVSRGGSIMAQWMLEHHKQNPFYTHWDKVLEICRKYDVTISAGDGLRPGCLADASDAAQFAELKTLGELTQRAWEKDVQVMIEGPGHVPFDQIEMNVKKEMELCHEAPFYVLGPLVTDIAPGYDHITSCIGATMAGTAGAAMLCYVTPKEHLGLPDEDDVKQGLIAYKIAAHAADVARHRPGARDRDDALSRARYAFDWKEQFRLSIDPEHAQKLHDETLPDEYFKSAEFCSMCGPKFCSMHINRAVEEFNKRLDEDRKQGRRTLELFTA
- a CDS encoding quinone oxidoreductase, with the translated sequence MPHAIVIHETGGPEKLRWEEANVPAPGPGQVRIRHTAIGLNFIDVYHRIGLYKVPLPTGIGQEAAAVVEEVGSGVTGLAKGDRVVYTGLMGAYAQERLAPADRLVKLPADIDDATAAAVFLKGLTVDMLVRRVFPLRSGHTVLVHAAAGGVGSILVPWAKSIGATVIATVGSREKSTLPKAQGADHVIVTSEENFVARVKEITGGRGVDVAYDSVGKDTVPGSLESLVSRGWLVSFGQSSGSPAPIELGSLGGARSLFVTRPSLFAYIPTREELEDGATHLFSVLQRGIVKLAPPRKFALKDAAEAHRALEARQTTGSVVFTP